The Bacteroidota bacterium genome has a segment encoding these proteins:
- a CDS encoding YceI family protein, whose product MKNLSILLALTLMGLIVLPGASFEATPTTDDTTATPQAAAAYVVDKAHSQIGFKVRHLGITNVNGLFKDYEANVSMDGDDLSTLQASATIQIGSISTGIDRRDGHLKSDDFFNAETYPEMKFVSKAVRNIDGSEFELVGDLTIRDITKEVVLEAEFLGMGAMGDTKKAGFEAETTIDRFDYNLKWDRLTEAGGLVVSDKVKIMLDLELNEADS is encoded by the coding sequence GTGAAAAACCTAAGTATCCTGCTCGCACTGACCCTGATGGGATTAATTGTGCTACCGGGCGCATCTTTTGAAGCCACACCTACAACAGACGATACAACAGCAACCCCACAGGCTGCTGCTGCTTACGTTGTTGACAAAGCCCACTCTCAGATTGGTTTCAAAGTTCGGCACCTCGGCATTACCAATGTAAACGGCTTATTCAAAGACTACGAAGCCAACGTTAGCATGGATGGTGACGACCTGAGCACTCTGCAGGCATCCGCTACCATTCAGATTGGCAGCATCTCGACCGGTATTGACCGCCGCGATGGGCACCTCAAGTCTGACGACTTTTTCAATGCGGAGACCTATCCCGAAATGAAATTTGTCAGCAAAGCAGTGCGTAACATTGACGGCAGTGAATTTGAACTGGTTGGAGACCTGACCATTCGCGACATCACCAAAGAAGTTGTGCTCGAAGCTGAGTTCCTTGGCATGGGTGCCATGGGCGACACCAAGAAAGCCGGCTTTGAAGCTGAGACAACCATTGATCGGTTTGATTACAACCTCAAATGGGACCGTTTAACAGAGGCCGGCGGCCTCGTGGTTTCAGACAAGGTGAAAATCATGCTGGACCTGGAGCTCAACGAAGCTGACAGCTAG
- the secA gene encoding preprotein translocase subunit SecA: MIKFVQKLFGGDSNVRQLKKLWPLVEEINSHVPATQQLSDEALQAKTGEFKQRIKDAVADIEARQEEIREEMKHGFSEAPVGGDGVAAETATLSLDDWQKLSDELDELEEEWLEQVEDALDDMMPEVFAVVKVACERMKGKTWEAAGSKIEWDMVQYDVQLLGGIAIHQGKVAEMKTGEGKTLVALAPVYLNALVGRGVHLVTVNPYLAQRDAEWMGPVFEFLGMSVDVIDKYDAHTEGRRAAYRADITYGTNNEFGFDYLRDHSFVTEADQLVQREHFFAIVDEVDSVLVDEARTPLIISGPVPQSNETRFSELRPAVDSLFKAQQKVVAQFVGDAERLLTERDKLVEAGENKKANEIESEAGLALLRAYRGFRKNTRLVKLLSEPGVERLRQRTEFFYLQENAKNMPYVDDALYYALDQKQHSIEMTEKGRQHVAKAANAEIDLFVLPDLGEEIAGMEKDLEEKEHALQTEISGQVQLTEEKRANKLDHERRVLSNDLAEKKRNLYNTYADRAERLHAIEQLLKAYTLFEKDINYIVQEDKVMIVDEHTGRVLAGRRYSDGLHQAIEAKENVKIQAATQTYATITLQNYFRMYHKLAGMTGTAETEAEEFHKIYEMEVVVVPTNKPIARQDLDDLIFKTKREKFNAVIDKIQEYNAKGQPVLVGTTSVEVSETLSRMLQRKKIKHNVLNAKRDRAKQEAHIVAEAGEKGAVTIATNMAGRGTDIKLSAGIKEIGGLAILGTERHDSRRTDLQLRGRSGRQGDPGESQFYLSLEDNLISLFGADRVAKVMDMMKMDEGEVITHPWVNKSVERAQTKVEQNNFGIRKRQLEYDDVLNAQRQVIYDRRTSAIQGDRLRGDLMDMLYDYIEGLVETHYGDGNLDEIREELLRVLALDFQIDREEFSRLGEDGLRDRIMETAESYYNKKRSALAAPFLESMKKVMESDAETKPERVFVDFTDGRKMMRVTVKISEVIDTNGQAINDALERVSVLSYIDEHWTEHLRGLDEVKEGIGLRAFGQRDPLIEYKMEAFKLFKQMMETINHDVVSFIFRAGPIVNNQSNANRKAAPKSRLDPRRAKTKQEAPPPSFGMGSGSSGNTSGDRDPSAGPQTIVNKDKKIGRNDPCPCGCGKKYKNCPQRT; the protein is encoded by the coding sequence ATGATCAAATTTGTTCAGAAACTTTTCGGCGGCGACTCCAATGTCCGTCAACTGAAAAAACTCTGGCCGCTGGTTGAAGAAATCAACAGCCATGTACCTGCTACCCAGCAGCTCTCTGACGAGGCGCTCCAGGCGAAAACCGGCGAGTTCAAGCAGCGTATTAAAGACGCTGTAGCTGATATCGAAGCGCGCCAGGAGGAAATTCGGGAAGAAATGAAGCATGGCTTCTCCGAGGCCCCTGTCGGTGGAGATGGTGTAGCAGCAGAAACGGCTACGCTGAGCCTGGACGATTGGCAAAAGCTGTCTGATGAACTCGACGAACTCGAAGAAGAGTGGCTCGAGCAGGTAGAAGATGCGCTTGACGACATGATGCCAGAGGTCTTTGCCGTCGTTAAGGTGGCCTGTGAGCGCATGAAAGGTAAGACGTGGGAAGCGGCAGGCTCTAAAATCGAGTGGGACATGGTGCAATACGACGTGCAGTTGCTCGGCGGTATTGCTATCCATCAGGGCAAAGTTGCCGAAATGAAAACCGGGGAAGGGAAAACGCTTGTAGCCCTTGCGCCCGTATACCTGAATGCCTTGGTAGGCCGTGGTGTACACCTTGTTACCGTGAACCCCTACCTCGCGCAACGTGATGCGGAATGGATGGGGCCAGTGTTTGAATTTCTGGGGATGTCCGTAGACGTTATCGATAAATACGATGCACATACGGAAGGCCGGCGCGCTGCGTATCGGGCAGACATCACCTACGGCACAAACAACGAGTTTGGATTTGACTACCTGCGGGATCACTCTTTTGTAACCGAAGCCGATCAGCTTGTACAGCGCGAACACTTCTTCGCCATTGTGGATGAGGTAGACTCGGTGCTCGTCGACGAAGCACGTACCCCGCTGATTATCTCTGGTCCGGTACCACAATCCAACGAGACACGTTTTAGTGAACTGCGTCCTGCAGTAGACAGCCTGTTCAAGGCGCAGCAAAAAGTAGTCGCCCAGTTTGTTGGAGATGCAGAGCGCCTGCTTACGGAGCGCGACAAGCTTGTAGAAGCTGGCGAAAATAAAAAAGCCAACGAGATTGAATCTGAAGCCGGCCTCGCGCTATTGCGCGCGTACCGCGGGTTTCGAAAAAACACGCGACTGGTCAAGCTTCTTTCTGAGCCAGGCGTTGAACGGCTCCGCCAGCGTACCGAATTTTTCTATCTCCAGGAGAATGCGAAGAACATGCCTTATGTCGATGATGCGCTCTATTACGCACTCGACCAAAAGCAGCATTCTATTGAGATGACAGAAAAAGGCCGCCAGCACGTGGCCAAAGCAGCAAACGCAGAAATCGATCTCTTCGTACTGCCTGATCTCGGCGAAGAAATTGCCGGAATGGAAAAAGATCTCGAAGAAAAAGAGCATGCGCTGCAAACAGAGATCAGTGGACAAGTTCAGCTCACAGAAGAGAAACGGGCCAACAAGCTCGACCACGAACGCCGCGTTCTGAGCAACGACCTTGCTGAAAAGAAGCGCAACCTCTACAACACGTACGCAGACCGCGCTGAACGCCTGCACGCCATTGAGCAGCTCCTGAAAGCATATACCCTGTTTGAGAAGGACATCAACTACATCGTCCAGGAAGACAAGGTTATGATTGTTGATGAGCACACAGGCCGTGTGCTTGCCGGCCGGCGCTACTCCGATGGTTTGCATCAAGCTATCGAAGCCAAGGAGAATGTAAAAATTCAGGCTGCAACGCAGACCTACGCAACCATTACGCTGCAGAACTACTTCCGGATGTACCACAAACTGGCCGGGATGACGGGTACGGCTGAGACGGAAGCGGAAGAATTCCACAAAATCTATGAGATGGAAGTGGTTGTGGTACCAACCAACAAACCCATCGCGCGCCAGGACCTCGATGACCTGATTTTCAAAACCAAGCGTGAGAAATTCAACGCGGTCATCGACAAAATTCAGGAATACAACGCAAAAGGACAACCCGTTCTTGTTGGAACGACGTCTGTTGAAGTCTCTGAAACGCTGAGCCGCATGCTGCAGCGCAAGAAGATCAAGCACAACGTGCTTAATGCAAAACGCGACCGCGCCAAGCAAGAAGCCCATATCGTGGCGGAAGCCGGCGAAAAAGGTGCCGTAACCATTGCAACCAACATGGCCGGCCGTGGTACCGACATCAAGCTTTCTGCAGGTATCAAAGAAATAGGCGGACTCGCCATTCTGGGTACCGAACGACATGACAGTCGCCGGACCGACCTTCAGCTACGCGGCCGTTCTGGCCGGCAGGGCGACCCGGGCGAAAGCCAGTTCTACCTCTCCCTCGAAGACAACCTCATCAGCCTCTTCGGCGCCGACCGTGTTGCCAAAGTAATGGACATGATGAAAATGGATGAAGGCGAGGTGATTACCCACCCGTGGGTCAACAAAAGTGTAGAACGCGCCCAGACCAAGGTAGAGCAAAACAACTTCGGCATCCGTAAGCGCCAGCTTGAGTATGATGATGTACTCAACGCGCAGCGCCAGGTCATCTACGACCGCAGAACGTCAGCCATCCAGGGCGACAGGCTCCGTGGTGACCTGATGGACATGCTCTACGACTACATCGAAGGGCTCGTAGAGACACACTATGGCGACGGCAACCTCGACGAGATACGCGAAGAATTACTCCGCGTACTTGCGCTAGACTTCCAGATTGATCGCGAAGAATTTTCGCGCCTGGGTGAAGACGGACTCCGTGATCGCATCATGGAAACCGCAGAATCCTACTACAACAAAAAACGCTCGGCCCTTGCTGCACCTTTCCTCGAAAGCATGAAGAAGGTGATGGAAAGTGATGCAGAAACCAAGCCGGAGCGCGTCTTTGTAGACTTTACGGATGGCCGCAAAATGATGCGGGTTACCGTAAAAATCTCTGAGGTCATCGACACAAACGGCCAGGCCATCAACGATGCGCTGGAACGCGTATCTGTGCTCTCCTACATCGATGAGCACTGGACAGAGCATTTGCGCGGCCTCGATGAGGTAAAAGAAGGCATTGGCCTCCGAGCATTTGGTCAGCGAGATCCGCTGATCGAGTACAAAATGGAGGCCTTCAAGCTGTTCAAGCAAATGATGGAAACCATCAATCACGATGTAGTCTCTTTCATTTTCCGCGCCGGCCCGATTGTAAATAACCAAAGCAACGCAAACCGCAAGGCAGCGCCCAAGTCGCGGCTTGATCCCCGGCGCGCAAAAACAAAGCAAGAAGCGCCGCCACCGTCGTTCGGCATGGGAAGTGGCTCGTCTGGGAATACATCCGGGGATCGCGACCCATCAGCTGGCCCACAAACGATTGTAAATAAAGACAAAAAAATCGGGCGTAATGACCCTTGTCCTTGCGGCTGCGGCAAGAAGTATAAAAATTGTCCTCAACGCACCTAG